A genome region from Deinococcus sp. KNUC1210 includes the following:
- a CDS encoding acetyl-CoA carboxylase carboxyltransferase subunit alpha — protein sequence MSAVPDPKTDARELAQLELHLNDLQETANRTGADLSAVTAPLQERIKRLQTQIGERISRWERVQLARAPGRPTALDYADRLTSNFVELHGDRRYGDDPALIGGPAHWQGRPVMLLLQQKGRDTKDKIKRRFGSSNPEGYRKAVRLMDLADKCGLPVVSLIDTQGAYPGIAAEERGQGWAIAESIQRMVRLRVPAVCAVIGEGGSGGALAVGVGNRVLIQENAWYSVISPEGAASIIWKDSAKAPEAAEALRLTAPDLLALGIVEEVIPEPSGGAHLNVDVAAAALGEAVSRHLDELSGLDSSELLAQRSRRFRALGAYREDTGH from the coding sequence GTGAGCGCCGTTCCAGATCCCAAGACCGACGCCAGAGAACTGGCCCAACTCGAACTGCACCTGAACGATCTTCAGGAGACGGCCAACCGCACAGGAGCCGACCTGAGCGCTGTCACCGCGCCTCTCCAGGAGCGCATCAAGCGGCTTCAGACCCAGATCGGCGAACGCATCAGCCGCTGGGAACGGGTTCAGCTGGCCCGCGCACCCGGTCGCCCGACGGCGCTGGACTACGCAGACCGGCTGACCAGCAACTTTGTCGAGCTGCACGGCGACCGGCGCTACGGCGACGATCCCGCTCTGATCGGTGGCCCGGCTCACTGGCAGGGGCGACCCGTGATGCTGCTCCTTCAGCAGAAGGGCCGCGACACCAAAGACAAGATCAAACGGCGATTCGGCAGCAGCAACCCGGAAGGCTACCGCAAGGCCGTGCGGCTGATGGATCTGGCCGACAAATGCGGGCTGCCGGTCGTCTCGCTGATCGATACCCAGGGCGCGTATCCTGGCATCGCCGCCGAGGAGCGTGGGCAGGGCTGGGCCATTGCCGAGAGCATTCAGCGCATGGTGCGGCTGCGCGTTCCTGCGGTCTGCGCCGTGATCGGTGAGGGCGGCAGCGGCGGCGCACTGGCCGTAGGCGTGGGCAACCGCGTTCTGATTCAGGAAAATGCCTGGTACAGCGTGATTTCGCCCGAAGGAGCGGCCAGCATCATCTGGAAGGACAGCGCCAAAGCTCCGGAAGCTGCCGAAGCGCTGCGCCTGACCGCTCCTGACCTGCTGGCACTGGGCATCGTGGAAGAGGTGATTCCCGAGCCGAGCGGCGGCGCCCACCTGAACGTGGATGTCGCTGCTGCCGCACTGGGCGAGGCAGTCTCGCGTCATCTCGACGAACTGAGCGGGCTGGACAGTTCGGAACTGCTGGCACAGCGCAGCCGCCGCTTCCGGGCACTGGGAGCCTACCGGGAAGACACGGGCCACTGA
- the accD gene encoding acetyl-CoA carboxylase, carboxyltransferase subunit beta, which produces MALDKFFRRRRPQTTETTDLPELWSKCPSCKENIYNKDLEQERYVCPKCSFHHRLGAARRIEVLLDEGSFVRRSGDIHPVDVLNFVDTETYPERLLRAQRKTGQPDAILTGTGRLLEIPVMAAVMDFEFSGGSMGSVVGEEISRAAEAAAELHLPLLLVAASGGARMQESALSLMQMAKTTVALETLSARGLPYISILTDPTTGGVTASFATIADVIVAEPGALIGFAGPRVIQQTIRQNLPEGFQRAEFLLEHGMVDMVTDRREQRAVLHSLLSVLLRQAGTHPSQISTSEAVR; this is translated from the coding sequence TTGGCGCTTGATAAATTTTTCCGCAGACGCCGCCCCCAGACCACAGAGACCACCGATCTTCCGGAACTGTGGAGCAAATGCCCGTCCTGCAAGGAAAACATCTATAACAAAGATCTGGAGCAGGAGCGGTACGTCTGCCCCAAATGCAGCTTTCATCATCGGCTGGGCGCGGCGCGGCGCATCGAGGTTCTGCTCGACGAGGGCAGTTTCGTGCGGCGCAGCGGCGACATTCATCCGGTTGATGTTCTGAACTTCGTCGATACCGAAACCTACCCCGAGCGGCTGCTAAGGGCACAGCGCAAGACCGGCCAGCCCGACGCCATCCTGACCGGGACTGGCCGCCTGCTGGAGATCCCGGTGATGGCAGCGGTCATGGACTTCGAATTCTCGGGCGGCAGCATGGGCAGTGTGGTAGGTGAGGAAATCTCCCGCGCTGCCGAGGCTGCCGCCGAGCTGCATCTGCCGCTGCTGCTGGTGGCGGCGTCGGGTGGAGCCCGAATGCAGGAGAGTGCGCTGTCGCTGATGCAGATGGCAAAAACCACGGTGGCCCTCGAAACGCTGAGCGCCAGGGGGCTGCCGTATATCAGCATCCTGACCGACCCGACGACCGGTGGCGTCACCGCCAGTTTCGCCACCATCGCCGATGTGATCGTGGCCGAACCGGGCGCACTCATCGGGTTTGCAGGGCCACGGGTGATTCAGCAGACCATTCGCCAGAACCTGCCGGAAGGCTTCCAGCGGGCCGAATTCCTGCTGGAACACGGCATGGTGGATATGGTGACGGATCGCCGCGAGCAGCGGGCGGTGCTGCACAGCCTGTTGAGCGTGCTGCTGCGGCAGGCCGGGACACACCCTTCTCAGATCAGCACCAGCGAGGCAGTCCGGTGA
- a CDS encoding LapA family protein, whose protein sequence is MKFNLNTLLLALLAILTIIFLVPGDNRNTLTAPHTLTLPGLGTFERVPVGTYLLVAWLVTALLYTLINSVSRLRNQADSAKLLRDMESLRINLDKAEGSRFAELQTYLERRLNELQTQISAQASETTGQAARMTTLRNELAADLGQMDNYLKRKLGE, encoded by the coding sequence ATGAAATTCAACCTGAACACGCTGCTCCTGGCGCTGCTGGCAATTCTGACGATCATCTTTCTGGTGCCGGGAGACAACCGCAACACCCTCACGGCCCCACATACCCTGACCCTGCCGGGGCTGGGAACCTTCGAGCGTGTGCCGGTCGGCACCTATCTTCTGGTCGCCTGGCTGGTCACGGCGCTGCTGTACACCCTCATCAACAGCGTGTCACGCCTTCGAAATCAGGCCGACAGCGCCAAGCTGCTGCGCGATATGGAAAGCCTGCGGATCAATCTCGACAAGGCCGAGGGCAGCCGATTTGCCGAACTCCAGACGTATCTGGAACGCCGCCTGAACGAATTGCAGACGCAGATCAGCGCGCAGGCGAGCGAGACCACCGGACAGGCCGCCCGCATGACGACCCTGCGGAACGAACTCGCCGCCGACCTGGGGCAGATGGACAACTATCTGAAGCGCAAGCTGGGCGAGTAA
- a CDS encoding thymidine phosphorylase, translating into MSSLPDSASPHAPTGSPLHVPDLIQRKRDGGTHSPAELDALIQGYTRGEVPDYQVAAWLMAVYFRGLTPQETGDLTLSMARSGDLLDLSSLTHTVDKHSTGGVGDKTSLVLTPMLAALGLTVAKMSGRGLAHTGGTIDKLESIPGWNPELSDDAFLKQAREVGLALVGQSKNLAPADGLLYALRDVTATVDCLPLIASSIMSKKIASGAQAIVLDVKVGAGAFMKTVADGEVLARAMVDIGQHAGRGVRAVLTDMDAPLGHMAGNSLEVQEALETLHGRGPDDLRELCIALAVEALSAAGQPQDAEARARATLRDGSALGKFRAFVEAQGGDPLYVDSPERLDVAPDRAEVTAPRAGFLNSLDALGVGRAVLVLGGGRERKGERIDHGVGVELLVKPGEAVQAGQPLLRIYHRAGRGLARALELLQAGVDISDSAPQVPPLILGRVG; encoded by the coding sequence ATGTCCAGTCTTCCAGACTCCGCTTCACCGCACGCTCCCACAGGCTCTCCTCTGCACGTACCCGACCTGATCCAGCGCAAGCGCGACGGTGGCACGCACTCTCCCGCCGAACTCGACGCACTCATTCAGGGGTACACACGCGGCGAGGTGCCGGATTATCAGGTGGCGGCGTGGCTGATGGCGGTGTATTTTCGTGGGCTGACCCCACAGGAAACGGGCGACCTGACGCTGAGCATGGCCCGCAGCGGCGACCTGCTCGACCTGAGCAGCCTGACGCACACCGTCGACAAGCACAGCACCGGGGGCGTGGGCGACAAGACCTCGCTGGTCCTGACGCCCATGCTGGCCGCGCTCGGCCTGACCGTCGCCAAGATGAGTGGGCGTGGACTGGCACATACCGGCGGCACCATCGACAAACTGGAGAGTATTCCCGGCTGGAACCCCGAGCTGTCGGACGACGCCTTTCTGAAGCAGGCGCGGGAAGTGGGCCTCGCGCTGGTGGGCCAGAGCAAGAACCTCGCCCCCGCCGATGGACTGCTGTACGCCCTGCGCGACGTGACCGCCACCGTCGACTGTCTGCCGCTGATCGCCAGCAGCATCATGTCGAAGAAGATCGCGTCGGGAGCGCAGGCCATCGTGCTCGACGTGAAGGTGGGTGCAGGCGCCTTCATGAAAACCGTGGCCGACGGCGAGGTCCTGGCGCGGGCGATGGTGGACATCGGGCAGCATGCCGGACGGGGCGTGCGGGCTGTCCTGACCGATATGGACGCGCCGCTGGGCCATATGGCGGGCAACAGTCTGGAGGTGCAGGAAGCGCTGGAAACTCTGCACGGACGCGGCCCCGACGATCTGCGGGAACTGTGCATCGCGCTGGCGGTAGAGGCGCTGAGCGCTGCCGGACAACCCCAGGACGCTGAAGCGCGGGCGCGGGCCACCCTGCGGGACGGCTCGGCGCTGGGCAAGTTCCGGGCCTTCGTGGAGGCGCAGGGGGGCGATCCTCTGTACGTCGATTCCCCGGAGCGGCTGGATGTGGCCCCCGACCGGGCCGAGGTGACAGCCCCACGCGCCGGATTTCTGAACAGCCTGGACGCACTGGGCGTGGGGCGTGCCGTGCTGGTGCTGGGCGGAGGCCGGGAGCGGAAGGGTGAGCGCATCGACCACGGCGTCGGTGTGGAACTGCTCGTCAAGCCGGGCGAAGCGGTGCAGGCTGGTCAGCCGCTGCTGCGGATCTACCACCGCGCCGGGCGTGGGCTGGCACGGGCGCTGGAACTGTTGCAGGCGGGCGTGGACATCTCGGACAGCGCTCCGCAGGTACCGCCGCTGATTCTGGGACGGGTGGGGTAA